TGGCCACCGGCGAAGTTCGACAGCCCGCCGCTCCAGGCGTACCAGCCCCGGCTGGTGGGGAAGCCCTTGGCCGACCAGCCGGAGCGGGCGGTACGGGCGTCCGCGCAGCGGGACATCGTGCAGGAGCCGTAGACCGCCGCCGACGCGGGGTCGGTCAGCCTCGGCGCCACCACGGACGGCCCGACCAGCACCGCCGCGATCATCGCGGTCAGCAGGGCGAACGTGCCCAGCAGCCGGCCGGGCCGGGTACGGCGGGTCGGAACGACACCGGCGGTGGCAGCGATCGGGACGCCGACAGGGGTGACGGGGATCGGGGCGGGGGCGATCGAGGCGGGGGCCGTGACAGTCGCGCCGGTGGCGACGGCAGTGCCGGCGGTGACAGTGGTGGCAGTGGCGGCGGTGACGGGGTTCGCGGGAGTGCGCAACGGGTCCTCCGGGTCGCGGGGGCCGACAGGAGTGCATCGATCGAGATGGTTATCCCGATCAGCCACATTCTGGCGGGAGACGAACCCCGCCGACCAGAGGTCAGCCTGGCAACCGTGGATGAACGCGCCATGATCGGCACAACACCGCCGGTTGAATGATCGGTCGGCGACGGCCCGGGGCGACCGATCCGACCGCGTCACGGCGGCCGGGCGACCCGATTACCGCCCCGGCCGGGCAGCCCGATCAGAGCCGCCGGAGCCGGCGACCCGACCAGGCCACCGGAGCCGGGCAGCCCGATCAGAGCCGCCCGGCCCCGGTGGGCTCAGCAGCCGATCCGGCTGCTGCCCAGCGCCACGTCGTCGTACCAGATGGTGTCCGCGCCCTCGCCGTAGCTCTCCCAACCCAGCTTCAGGTCGGTCAGCCGGGGCCGCCAGGTGCGGTTGTACCACTGGCCGTCGATGTCGTGGGTGGGCGTCCCGTCGGCGGTCAGTCCGGTGACGGCGGTGCCGTCGAGCCAGGTCCGCAGCTGTCCCTGGTTGCCGTCGACCATGAACTCCAGGCACGTCCAGCGCCCGGTGGGCAGCGGCACGCTCAACGCCACCCCGGACGGGCTCTGCTCGGGCAGGGTTGCGTCGTCGGAGGCCCGGTTCCACTGCAACGCGCCGTTCTGGCCGCCCATCCGCAGGTCCTTGTTGCCGTCGGCGGCGTCGGTCATGGCCATGAAGGTGACGTGCTGGGTCGGCAGGGCGGTGGTGTGGCGCAGCCAGATCCGGCCGTACCGGACGGCACCCACCGCGCTGAGATCCTTGGTGGACCGGACGAAGACGTGGTTGCAGTAGCCCTGCGCGCCGTCGATGCGCAGCGAGCGGCTACCGCTGTGCGTGGTGGTCGTGTCCACCGCCGCCCGGCCCGCGCCGGAGCAGTCCGGGTTGACCACGCCCCAGTCGCCGGCCGGCGTCGAGCCGGTCTGGTTCTCGAACCCGTCGCAGAGCACCGCACCGGCGCACCCGGCCGGCGGCGGGGTGGTCGGCGGCGGCGTCGTGGGCGGCGGTGTCGTCGGAGGTGGGGTGGTCGGCGGAGGCGTCGTCGGGGGCGGCGTGGTCGGGGGCGGCGTGGTGGGCGGCGGCGTCGTCGGGGGCGGGGTCGTGGGCGGCGGCGTGGTGGTCGGCGGCGGAGCGCCGTTGCACGGTACGCCGTTGAGCGTGAACCCGGTCGGCGCGGCGGAACCCGAGGTGCTGGTGCCCTGCACGCCGAACTCGGTGGAGCCGCCCGCCGGGACGCTGCCGTTCCAGGCGGCGTTACGGGCGGTGACCGTCGTGCCGGCCTGGCTGACCTGGGCGTTCCAGCCACCGGTCAGCCGCTGCCCGCCCGGGTAGGACCAGGTGACGGTCCAACCGCTCAGGGCGGTGTCGCCCGGGGAGACCCGGACGTTGGCGGTGAAGCCGCCGGTCCACTCGTTGGGCTGGTAGTCGATCCGGCAGCCCTGGGCGGCCGAGGCGGTGCCGGCGAGCACGGTGGTGACGGCCGCCGCCGCCGTGACGGTGGCGGCCACGGCGGCGGTGATACGGGTACGGGAAATCCTCACAGGGGTCCTTCCGGCTGGCCGTCGGTGTGGACCGACGGCACAGGAGCGATGACGTCGCTCGCGCGTCGACATGCCTTGTCGGCACGTGGACAACGGCCCGGCTCAGGCCAAACAGCCGCCCGGCAACTCGGCGGCACCCGAACCCAATGTAGTGATGGTTGCCTATGGAAACAAGTCCGCCGCCCACAGGGCCGACGCCCCCGGTGTGTGGCCGGTCCCACCACCGGGCCGACCACACACCGCGCCCCGGCCGGTGGCGTCGGGGCCGCCACCCCAGCGGCAGCGGTAGCGTTGCCGGCTCAGCGGGTGAGGGACAGGCTGGCGCAGTCGGTCTCGTCGGGCAGCAGCGGGCGGAAGGTGACCGCCCAGCGCTTCCCACCGGAGGTCCACGGGGTCGCCGCATTGGCCTTGCCGGCGGAGGCGATCACCTGCTGCACGGCAGCGCCGGTGACGGTCACGCACCCCAGATCGAGGCCCTCACCGAGGCTGGCCCCGGGCAACGCCGGGCCGGGCCACTCCATCCTGGGCTGCTTCGCCGTCTCCGGCGTGGCGACCCACGGCCCGGCCACCGCCGCGATCGCGGTCGGCTGGTACGGCTGCGTCGCCGCGTTCCCCGGGTCGGTCAGCTTGTCGGCGAAGGTCCGCAGTTTCTCCCGGGCGGCCTGCTGGGCGGGGGTCAGGCCGGACCCCGGGCCGGTCGCCTCACCCAGGGCGTATACCTCCAACTGCTCGCTGCCGACCGTCCCCCGGATGGTGAACCGGGTGGTGGTCACGTCGGTGATCTTCGGCGTGCCCACGTCGACCGCACTGCCCACCCCGGCGGCGCGGGCCTGCTCGACCAGCTTGGTCACCTCGGCCGCGCTGATCGTGCGGACCTGGATGTTGGGCAGCGCCGGCCCCGGATAAGTGAGGACGGTCGGCCCCTGCGTGATCACCCGGCCGTCGGCGTAGACGCTGACGGACGGCAGCCGGGTCACGTTCGTCTCGGGTCGCACGAAGCCACCCGTGTGGTCGATCCGCAGCACCGGCACGTTGGCGGGAAGAGAGGTCGGGGCCGCATCGGGCGCGACGCCCGCCCCGTCCTGCCCCGCACAGGCAGCAGTGAGCAGGAGCACCGGTGCGACCGCCGCCCACACACCTCGAAAACTCGTCATACCCCCTTCGACGCGCCAAACCCCCGAACGGCTCCACGTTCCCACCCCCCAAAACCGCCACGAAAGGGTGACCAAGAGGTTTGCGTCATCCCCACGCCGTTGATCAAGAAGTTTGCGTCATCGGGGAGATCCAAGTTGACGCAAACCTCTTGATCACCGGGCCGATCACAGCGCGCGGGGCGGGGTGGGGTGGGTGGACGGGTCAGGGTTCGCGCATCCAGAGCTTTGGGTCGTTGACGAAGACGCCCTTGCCCTGCTGCCGTCGGATTACCCGCAACGCTTCCAGCCTGGCGTAGGACATCTGAACAGTCCCGTGGCTGACCTCGTACTTCTGTCGCAGCTCGGCGATCGAGGGCAACTTGTCCCCCGCCTTCAACTTCCTGGCTCTGACGTCGGCGATCACATCGTCGGCGATGCGCCAGTAGTCCGGCACTTCTCGCATGGCACTCCTCGCGTGGCAACCCGATTCGATCACACCGCGACGCACCTAACAAGCAGCGTTGACTCATCCAGCATGTCTAGATATGTTGGACACCGAACCACTCCTCGCGTGGCAACGAGAGAGGGGTTTCCCCCGGTCGGGGCGGGTGTGCGCCCGCCCCGACCCCGTCCGGCTGCTCTGCTGTCGTACCGCCGAAGTGGGCTGCGACGGCCGAGCGGGCGGGTCGTCCGCAGCCGGCGGTGGACGGCCCGCCCTCCAGCACCACCGACAGGACCCTTCCGCCCTCCCCCAGCACCGGAAAGGACCCCCGTGGCCCAGGTGTATCGCGGTGGCCAGCCCTACGGGACCGGCCGCCCGGCCCTGCTGACCCCCTACGAGGTACGCACCCAAGCGTTCCGGCCGCGCCGACGCGGCGTCGACCCCGACGAGGTACGCCGGTTCCAGGCCCGGCTGGCCGACGAGTTCGCCGCGCTCCACCAGGAGATCCGCGTCCTCGCCCAGGAGAACGACCGGCTCGGGCGTGCCCTGCGCGACTGGCAGTCCCGGCAGGCGACACGGTGCCGGCGATCCAACGGCGGACGTTGGTGAACGTCCGGCCCCGCCCCGGTGACCTGCTGATCGTCGACCGGGCCGCCTCGGTGCAGTTCGCCGGGGAGCGCGCCCTGCGGCTGCGGGTGGTGTCGGTCTGCGACCGGCCCACCTACGACGGGTGGATCTGGCTGACCGGCTACGTGCTCGGCCGGCGCGACGAGGCCGTCGCCCGACGGGAGATCTTCGTCCAGCTCGCCGGCCTGCGCCCCGCCCCCGCCCGGCCTCCGGGGTCGACTGTGTCCGCAGCTATGGCGAGGCGGGCGGCCGGTCGGGTCGGCGCACCGACGGCCGTACCGGCTGGGTCGCGCGGGAGGCGACGGTGAGGTCGGGTCAGGCTCCGGGTGCGGGCGCGGGGACCTGCCGGTCAGGCTGACCCTGGCGGGCGCGCAGGAACGGGCCGAGGCCCATCCCGTCCTCGGTGGCCAGGAACGCGCCGCGCGCGGTCAGCAGGGTCTCGTCGGCGTGCGCCATGCAGCCCCACGCCGTGTCGCCCCACGAGTCGGCGAGCTTGACCTCCGCCGGTTCGGTGCAGGATTCGCCGCGCGGGCCGCCGATCTGGCAGCGGGCGGGTGCCCCGCCGCGCCGGCCGGCCGCCTCGGCGGCCTCCCTGATCAGCGAGAACCGCGCCTCGCCGCCCGCCTGCGGGTCACGCTCCTGCTGCGGTACGGCCTGCCGCTGCCCGAAGGCGACCACGTTGCCGTCGGGGTCGGTGACCCGGCACTCGCCGCCCGGGGCGTGCTCCGGGTAGCCGGCCTTCTCGACCGGGTGCCCGGCGGCGGTGAGCCGCTCGGCGGTCGCCGCCAGGTCGTCGACGTACAGGTAGACGAGCAGGGGCAACTCGACGGTGACCAGGCGGGGGGTGACCGCCGCCAGCAGCAGCGTCAACTCCCCGCACCGCAGGTACGACCAGTGCGAGCCACCGTCGCCGCCGCTCCGGATCTCGGTGTAGCCGAAGTTCTCGTAGAACCGTCGAGCCGCGTCGGCGTCCGCCACGTACAGCACCGGCACCTGGGACCGCACACCACTTTGCACGGCGTCACTCTAGTCACCGGTGATCGACAACTCACGTCTTGCCGATCGGGTTTTCCGCCCGCCGGGTCGTCCCTGGTCACGGCCCCGCCGTGGACCGATCGGGGCTCGGGACACCTACGGGGCCGCCCCGGTCCCCGCCGTGGAAGACGCCACGGTCAGCCGGCCAGGGTGGCGTACCGGCCGGCGCGGGCCAGCAGCGTCTCGTGGGTGCCGGACTCGACGATCCGGCCGTGGTCGAGCACCGCGATCTGGTCGGCGTCGCGCACCGTGGAGAGCCGGTGCGCGATGGTGATCACCGTACGGCCCTCGGCGAGGGTGTCGAAGGCCCGTTGCACGGCGCGTTCGGTCTCGGTGTCCAGCGCGCTGGTCGCCTCGTCCAGCACCAGCACCCGGGGGTCGCGCAGCAGCGTACGGGCGATGGCCAGGCGCTGCTTCTCGCCGCCGGAGAACCGGTGGCCCCGGGAGCCGACGACCGTGTCGTACCCGTCGGGCAGGGCGGCGATCAGGTCGTGGATCTGGGCGGCGCGGGCGGCCTCTTCCAGTTGGGCGTCGGTGGCGTCGGGGCGCGCGTACCGCAGGTTTTCCCGGATCGTGGTGTGCAGCAGGTAGGTCTCCTGGCTGACCACGCCCACGACGGCGGCCAGGTCGGTCAGCCGCAGGTCGCGCAGGTCGACGCCGTCGATGGTGATCCGGCCGGCGTCCGGGTCGTGCAGCCGGCTGACCAGGGCGGCCAGGGTGCTCTTGCCGGAGCCGGTCTCGCCGACCAGGGCGAGGCTGGTGCCGGCCGGCACGTCCAGGCTGATGCCGGCGACGGCGGCGGTGTCGCTGCCCGGGTAGCTGAAGGTGACGTCCTCGACGCGCAGGTGCCCGCGCACCCGGGCCGGGTCGACGGTCACCGGCCGGGCCGGGTCGTCCACCTCCACCGGCAGGTCGAGGTACTCGAAGATCCGGGCGAACAGGGCCAGCGAGGCGGTCAGCGTGACGCCCACGTTGAGCAGCCCCATCAGCGGTCGGAACAGCCCACCCTGGAGGGCGGTGAAGGCGACCAGGGTGCCGATGCTGAGCGTGCCGGCGGTGCCGGGCAGCCCCGCGCCGAGGTAGATCAC
Above is a window of Micromonospora rifamycinica DNA encoding:
- a CDS encoding ribonuclease domain-containing protein, which encodes MIAAVLVGPSVVAPRLTDPASAAVYGSCTMSRCADARTARSGWSAKGFPTSRGWYAWSGGLSNFAGGQFHNYEGQLPAGATYHEYDVYPRVSGAARDAYRIVVNRSTGATWFSPDHYANFYRI
- a CDS encoding cellulose-binding domain-containing protein encodes the protein MRISRTRITAAVAATVTAAAAVTTVLAGTASAAQGCRIDYQPNEWTGGFTANVRVSPGDTALSGWTVTWSYPGGQRLTGGWNAQVSQAGTTVTARNAAWNGSVPAGGSTEFGVQGTSTSGSAAPTGFTLNGVPCNGAPPPTTTPPPTTPPPTTPPPTTPPPTTPPPTTPPPTTPPPTTPPPTTPPPTTPPPAGCAGAVLCDGFENQTGSTPAGDWGVVNPDCSGAGRAAVDTTTTHSGSRSLRIDGAQGYCNHVFVRSTKDLSAVGAVRYGRIWLRHTTALPTQHVTFMAMTDAADGNKDLRMGGQNGALQWNRASDDATLPEQSPSGVALSVPLPTGRWTCLEFMVDGNQGQLRTWLDGTAVTGLTADGTPTHDIDGQWYNRTWRPRLTDLKLGWESYGEGADTIWYDDVALGSSRIGC
- a CDS encoding winged helix-turn-helix domain-containing protein, with protein sequence MREVPDYWRIADDVIADVRARKLKAGDKLPSIAELRQKYEVSHGTVQMSYARLEALRVIRRQQGKGVFVNDPKLWMREP
- a CDS encoding DivIVA domain-containing protein, encoding MAQVYRGGQPYGTGRPALLTPYEVRTQAFRPRRRGVDPDEVRRFQARLADEFAALHQEIRVLAQENDRLGRALRDWQSRQATRCRRSNGGRW
- a CDS encoding VOC family protein, whose protein sequence is MQSGVRSQVPVLYVADADAARRFYENFGYTEIRSGGDGGSHWSYLRCGELTLLLAAVTPRLVTVELPLLVYLYVDDLAATAERLTAAGHPVEKAGYPEHAPGGECRVTDPDGNVVAFGQRQAVPQQERDPQAGGEARFSLIREAAEAAGRRGGAPARCQIGGPRGESCTEPAEVKLADSWGDTAWGCMAHADETLLTARGAFLATEDGMGLGPFLRARQGQPDRQVPAPAPGA
- a CDS encoding ABC transporter ATP-binding protein, translated to MRRIGRLFTAYRGQLAVVTAIIVVSSVVAMASPFLLRAVIDRALPERDLTLLVWLVAGMIAVAAVTAVLGVAQTWISTRVGQLVMHRLRTDVFAHLHRQSIAFFTRTRTGEVQSRITNDIGGMQTVVTSTATSIASNLTTVVATLVAMVALSWRLTLVSLVVLPPAIWLTRRVAAMRREITAQRQRELADLNVTIEEGLSISGVQLSKTLGAGGALIDRFTASSARLVDLELRSELAGRWRMATMTIIFAAIPAVIYLGAGLPGTAGTLSIGTLVAFTALQGGLFRPLMGLLNVGVTLTASLALFARIFEYLDLPVEVDDPARPVTVDPARVRGHLRVEDVTFSYPGSDTAAVAGISLDVPAGTSLALVGETGSGKSTLAALVSRLHDPDAGRITIDGVDLRDLRLTDLAAVVGVVSQETYLLHTTIRENLRYARPDATDAQLEEAARAAQIHDLIAALPDGYDTVVGSRGHRFSGGEKQRLAIARTLLRDPRVLVLDEATSALDTETERAVQRAFDTLAEGRTVITIAHRLSTVRDADQIAVLDHGRIVESGTHETLLARAGRYATLAG